A stretch of the Orcinus orca chromosome 1, mOrcOrc1.1, whole genome shotgun sequence genome encodes the following:
- the TDRKH gene encoding tudor and KH domain-containing protein isoform X1, translated as MKAPFPSFAYFRRQQKMSTERTSWTSLSTIQKIALGLGIPASAVVAYILYRRYRESREERLTFVGEDDIEIEMRVPQEAVKLIIGRQGANIKQLRKQTGARIDVDTEDVGDERVLLISGFPVQVCKAKAAIHQILTESTPVSEQLSVPQRSVGRIIGRGGETIRSICKASGAKINCDKESEGTLLLSRLIKISGTQKEVAAAKHLILEKVSEDEELRKRIAHSAETRVPRKQPISVRREEVTEPAGAGKPALWKNTGTSLEQAAPLAVPPHRGGGDTSVVGPEERSCRKPNDDNLQKFGAQTSPETSMFEIPSPDFSFHADEFLEVYVSASEHPNHFWIQIIGSRSLQLDKLVREMTQHYENSLPEDLIVHVGDIVAAPLPTNGSWYRARVLGTLENGNLDLYFVDFGDNGYCPLRDLRVLRSDFLSLPFQAIECSLAQIAPSGEQWEEEALDEFDRLTHCAGWKPLVAKISSYVQSGISTWPKIHLYDTSNGKKLDIGLELVRKGYAVELPEDMEENRAVPVTSPNVATETDVSLRSTVTETKKSPGEMAHTLSCLSLLEAASVSGDDNLEDDYLV; from the exons AAGAGCGGCTGACATTTGTTGGGGAGGATGACATCGAGATAGAGATGCGAGTCCCCCAGGAGGCTGTGAAGCTCATCATTGGCCGGCAAGGAGCCAATATTAAACAG CTACGAAAACAGACAGGTGCTCGGATCGATGTGGACACGGAGGATGTAGGAGATGAGCGGGTGCTGCTTATCAGTGGTTTTCCTGTTCAGGTGTGCAAGGCCAAAGCAGCAATTCATCAGATCCTGACTGAGAGTACCCCAGTGTCTGAGCAGCTCTCAGTTCCCCAGAGATCTGTGGGCAGAATCATAG GGAGAGGCGGCGAGACAATTCGTTCTATCTGTAAGGCCTCGGGAGCCAAAATAAACTGTGACAAAGAATCAGAGGGGACATTGCTACTATCAAGACTTATAAAAATCTCAGGAACACAGAAGGAGGTGGCAGCAGCTAAG CATTTGATACTGGAGAAAGTTTCAGAAGATGAAGAACTTAGGAAGAGAATTGCTCATTCTGCAGAAACCAGAGTCCCACGGAAGCAGCCAATCAGCGTAAGAAGAGAGGAAGTGACAGAGCCAGCTGGGGCTGGAAAGCCAGCTTTATGGAAAAACACTGGCACTAGCTTGGAGCAGGCTGCACCTCTGGCAGTTCCTCCCCACAGAGGAGGTGGCGACACGTCTGTTGTAGGACCAGAAGAGCGTTCCTGCAGGAAACCTAATGATGACAACCTTCAGAAGTTTGGAGCCCAGACCAGTCCAGAGACATCCATGTTTGAAA TCCCCAGTCCAGACTTCAGTTTCCATGCTGATGAATTCCTAGAAGTCTATGTCTCTGCCTCTGAACATCCTAACCACTTCTGGATCCAAATCATTGGCTCCCGCAGCCTGCAACTGGATAAGCTTGTCAGGGAGATGACCCAGCACTATGAAAATAGTCTG CCTGAAGACTTGATTGTGCATGTAGGAGACATTGTCGCAGCACCTTTACCTACAAATGGTTCCTGGTATCGAGCCCGGGTCCTTGGCACCTTGGAGAATGGGAACCTGGACCTCTACTTCGTTGACTTTGGAGATAATGGATATTGTCCACTGAGGGACCTCAGGGTGCTCAG gaGTGACTTCCTAAGCCTTCCATTTCAAGCAATAGAGTGTAGTCTGGCACAGATAGCCCCCTCAG GTGAACAATGGGAAGAGGAAGCTTTGGATGAGTTTGACAGACTCACTCACTGTGCTGGGTGGAAGCCCCTGGTGGCCAAGATCTCTAGCTACGTCCAGTCTGGGATCTCAACTTGGCCCAAGATCCACTTATACGACACTAGCAATGGGAAG AAACTTGATATTGGGTTAGAATTAGTTCGTAAAGGATACGCAGTTGAGCTTCCTGAAGAcatggaagaaaacagagctgtcccagtAACGTCGCCCAATGTG GCCACAGAAACAGATGTCTCTCTCCGCAGCACGGTCACTGAGACCAAGAAGAGTCCTGGAGAGATGGCGCATACCCTGTCCTGCCTCAGTTTATTAG AAGCTGCCTCTGTGTCTGGTGATGATAACCTTGAAGATGACTACTTAGTCTGA
- the TDRKH gene encoding tudor and KH domain-containing protein isoform X2, whose product MSTERTSWTSLSTIQKIALGLGIPASAVVAYILYRRYRESREERLTFVGEDDIEIEMRVPQEAVKLIIGRQGANIKQLRKQTGARIDVDTEDVGDERVLLISGFPVQVCKAKAAIHQILTESTPVSEQLSVPQRSVGRIIGRGGETIRSICKASGAKINCDKESEGTLLLSRLIKISGTQKEVAAAKHLILEKVSEDEELRKRIAHSAETRVPRKQPISVRREEVTEPAGAGKPALWKNTGTSLEQAAPLAVPPHRGGGDTSVVGPEERSCRKPNDDNLQKFGAQTSPETSMFEIPSPDFSFHADEFLEVYVSASEHPNHFWIQIIGSRSLQLDKLVREMTQHYENSLPEDLIVHVGDIVAAPLPTNGSWYRARVLGTLENGNLDLYFVDFGDNGYCPLRDLRVLRSDFLSLPFQAIECSLAQIAPSGEQWEEEALDEFDRLTHCAGWKPLVAKISSYVQSGISTWPKIHLYDTSNGKKLDIGLELVRKGYAVELPEDMEENRAVPVTSPNVATETDVSLRSTVTETKKSPGEMAHTLSCLSLLEAASVSGDDNLEDDYLV is encoded by the exons AAGAGCGGCTGACATTTGTTGGGGAGGATGACATCGAGATAGAGATGCGAGTCCCCCAGGAGGCTGTGAAGCTCATCATTGGCCGGCAAGGAGCCAATATTAAACAG CTACGAAAACAGACAGGTGCTCGGATCGATGTGGACACGGAGGATGTAGGAGATGAGCGGGTGCTGCTTATCAGTGGTTTTCCTGTTCAGGTGTGCAAGGCCAAAGCAGCAATTCATCAGATCCTGACTGAGAGTACCCCAGTGTCTGAGCAGCTCTCAGTTCCCCAGAGATCTGTGGGCAGAATCATAG GGAGAGGCGGCGAGACAATTCGTTCTATCTGTAAGGCCTCGGGAGCCAAAATAAACTGTGACAAAGAATCAGAGGGGACATTGCTACTATCAAGACTTATAAAAATCTCAGGAACACAGAAGGAGGTGGCAGCAGCTAAG CATTTGATACTGGAGAAAGTTTCAGAAGATGAAGAACTTAGGAAGAGAATTGCTCATTCTGCAGAAACCAGAGTCCCACGGAAGCAGCCAATCAGCGTAAGAAGAGAGGAAGTGACAGAGCCAGCTGGGGCTGGAAAGCCAGCTTTATGGAAAAACACTGGCACTAGCTTGGAGCAGGCTGCACCTCTGGCAGTTCCTCCCCACAGAGGAGGTGGCGACACGTCTGTTGTAGGACCAGAAGAGCGTTCCTGCAGGAAACCTAATGATGACAACCTTCAGAAGTTTGGAGCCCAGACCAGTCCAGAGACATCCATGTTTGAAA TCCCCAGTCCAGACTTCAGTTTCCATGCTGATGAATTCCTAGAAGTCTATGTCTCTGCCTCTGAACATCCTAACCACTTCTGGATCCAAATCATTGGCTCCCGCAGCCTGCAACTGGATAAGCTTGTCAGGGAGATGACCCAGCACTATGAAAATAGTCTG CCTGAAGACTTGATTGTGCATGTAGGAGACATTGTCGCAGCACCTTTACCTACAAATGGTTCCTGGTATCGAGCCCGGGTCCTTGGCACCTTGGAGAATGGGAACCTGGACCTCTACTTCGTTGACTTTGGAGATAATGGATATTGTCCACTGAGGGACCTCAGGGTGCTCAG gaGTGACTTCCTAAGCCTTCCATTTCAAGCAATAGAGTGTAGTCTGGCACAGATAGCCCCCTCAG GTGAACAATGGGAAGAGGAAGCTTTGGATGAGTTTGACAGACTCACTCACTGTGCTGGGTGGAAGCCCCTGGTGGCCAAGATCTCTAGCTACGTCCAGTCTGGGATCTCAACTTGGCCCAAGATCCACTTATACGACACTAGCAATGGGAAG AAACTTGATATTGGGTTAGAATTAGTTCGTAAAGGATACGCAGTTGAGCTTCCTGAAGAcatggaagaaaacagagctgtcccagtAACGTCGCCCAATGTG GCCACAGAAACAGATGTCTCTCTCCGCAGCACGGTCACTGAGACCAAGAAGAGTCCTGGAGAGATGGCGCATACCCTGTCCTGCCTCAGTTTATTAG AAGCTGCCTCTGTGTCTGGTGATGATAACCTTGAAGATGACTACTTAGTCTGA
- the OAZ3 gene encoding ornithine decarboxylase antizyme 3 isoform 2 (protein translation is dependent on polyamine-induced +1 ribosomal frameshift; isoform 2 is encoded by transcript variant 2) has translation MTVPWRPGERGITYKEQEHLTLRPRCCLQCSESLVGLHRGSSSEQGDQDQLKELYSAGNLTVLATDPLLHQDPVQLDFHFRLTPQTSAHWHGLLCDHRLFLDIPYRALDQGSRESLTATLEYVEEKTNVDSVLVNFQNNRNDRGALLRAFSYMGFEVVRPDHPALPPWNNVIFMVYPLERDPGHLPSETP, from the exons CATCACTTATAAGGAACAGGAGCACTTGACACTCCGACCCCGTTGCTGTCTTCAGTGCTCC GAGTCCCTAGTAGGCCTTCACAGGGGCAGTAGCAGCGAGCAGGGTGATCAAGACCAGCTTAAAGAACTGTATTCG GCTGGGAACCTGACGGTGCTGGCTACCGACCCCCTGCTTCACCAGGACCCGGTGCAGTTAGACTTCCACTTCCGCCTCACCCCCCAGACCTCTGCCCATTGGCACGGCCTTCTTTGTGACCACAGACTCTTCCTAGATATCCCATACCGGGCCTTGGATCAAGGCAGCCGGGAAAG TTTGACTGCAACACTGGAGTATGTGGAGGAGAAGACCAATGTGGATTCTGTGCTTGTAAACTTCCAAAACAACCGGAATGACAGAG GTGCCCTGCTACGGGCCTTCAGCTACATGGGCTTTGAAGTGGTCAGACCAGATCACCCGGCCCTTCCTCCCTGGAACAATGTCATCTTTATGGTGTATCCCCTTGAAAGGGACCCAGGCCACCTGCCCAGTGAAACTCCCTGA
- the OAZ3 gene encoding ornithine decarboxylase antizyme 3 isoform 1 (protein translation is dependent on polyamine-induced +1 ribosomal frameshift; isoform 1 is encoded by transcript variant 1; non-AUG (CUG) translation initiation codon), translated as MPRNRSRPFIYSLSYIKRGKTRNYLYPIWSPYAYYLYRYKYRITLREKMLPCYKSITYKEQEHLTLRPRCCLQCSESLVGLHRGSSSEQGDQDQLKELYSAGNLTVLATDPLLHQDPVQLDFHFRLTPQTSAHWHGLLCDHRLFLDIPYRALDQGSRESLTATLEYVEEKTNVDSVLVNFQNNRNDRGALLRAFSYMGFEVVRPDHPALPPWNNVIFMVYPLERDPGHLPSETP; from the exons CTGCCTCGTAACAGGTCGCGCCCCTTTATCTACTCCCTTTCTTATATCAAGAGGGGAAAAACACGGAACTACCTCTACCCGATCTGGTCACCGTACGCCTATTACCTTTACCGTTACAAATACCGGATCACCCTCCGGGAGAAGATGCTGCCTTGTTATAAAAG CATCACTTATAAGGAACAGGAGCACTTGACACTCCGACCCCGTTGCTGTCTTCAGTGCTCC GAGTCCCTAGTAGGCCTTCACAGGGGCAGTAGCAGCGAGCAGGGTGATCAAGACCAGCTTAAAGAACTGTATTCG GCTGGGAACCTGACGGTGCTGGCTACCGACCCCCTGCTTCACCAGGACCCGGTGCAGTTAGACTTCCACTTCCGCCTCACCCCCCAGACCTCTGCCCATTGGCACGGCCTTCTTTGTGACCACAGACTCTTCCTAGATATCCCATACCGGGCCTTGGATCAAGGCAGCCGGGAAAG TTTGACTGCAACACTGGAGTATGTGGAGGAGAAGACCAATGTGGATTCTGTGCTTGTAAACTTCCAAAACAACCGGAATGACAGAG GTGCCCTGCTACGGGCCTTCAGCTACATGGGCTTTGAAGTGGTCAGACCAGATCACCCGGCCCTTCCTCCCTGGAACAATGTCATCTTTATGGTGTATCCCCTTGAAAGGGACCCAGGCCACCTGCCCAGTGAAACTCCCTGA